One window from the genome of Pseudoliparis swirei isolate HS2019 ecotype Mariana Trench chromosome 24, NWPU_hadal_v1, whole genome shotgun sequence encodes:
- the polq gene encoding DNA polymerase theta isoform X2, giving the protein MQSFQAPDEPPDECRRHISGKTNKNKDGRVDAGTVCLLGDSTLALDEEMLQVLEAVDPVRPAADNVRPTAASMGARRGSSSSSVFDGDCEQPGWRVNCKDLAKRILFGEDSGEADQARTGPPSIQPPPPPSTSTNAPSCQDTQIRLQVGGSNKMLPPVKTSSQCGDDRGGSSVSADPPLDVSRDFILFSPTRLAAAAKRARLQPSLQNQSASVLAVPSGLDPSALDDTLPQQGIALCAPAGQADKLLLSNWGLPKPVLERYQKHGVTHMFEWQAQCLAAGQALQGGNLVYSGKKPKRLSTEGFPESVAAFPFLEVLLSSAPTSAGKTLVSELLMLKRVLETKRKALFILPFVSVAKEKMHYFQSVFGEAGIRVEGYIGSTSAAGGFAALDVAVCTIEKANSLINRLIEEDSMGLLGMVVVDELHMVGDSGRGYLLELLLTKIRYIAQKQNATGSLSEGVQIVGMSATLPNLGLLASWLGAELYQTDYRPVPLQEHLKVGCNIYDKSLAVVRRFTPALHVKGDDDHIVSLCYETVREGRSVLLFCPSKIWCEKLVDSIAREFYNLRHTERRAEAEPEPVSLDRDGLVDVVAQLRRTPAGLDPVLKRTVPWGVAFHHAGLTFDERDVLEGAFRQGTVRVLAATSTLSSGVNLPARRVIIRTPTFNGHLLDPFTYKQMAGRAGRKGVDTLGESVLVCKEAERQKGISLLKGALQPISSCLVRREGEGVTTSMLRAILEIIVGGVASTPQDVRSYALCSLLAASIKCDGKKESSEETNRGAIEACVEWLMENEFISIQRDEQEERYRPTQLGAATLSSSLSPPEALGIFADLQRAMKGFVLENDLHILYLITPLYAEWTTIDWYQFFCLWEQLSSSMKRVAELVGVQEGFLARSVGGKLVAKTEKQRRQMAIHKRFFTTLVLQDLVNEVPLGTVASKYNCNRGQLQSLQQSASTYAGMVTVFCKRLGWHNMELLLSQYQTRLSFGVQRELVDLVRVSLLNATRARALYAQGLCTVAELARATLADVEKALRNAVPFKSSKRAVDESEGEAAERRSLRCVWVTGGRALTEQEAAVEIVSEARLLLREDLAQLGVRWDPATLPSGAPAANSPDGSEPSSPSQLSSQQTLDNSKEDHQQGDGVKGEGKENKDEDRPEEGMSERKMEKAEGDRDRGNSRKEDGTEPETRRTGDVVQVERSKETQHCKPITKSLMANDSEDPDEKREEHAKSKQGGVEREKAKPEEGETSKRVGPVTRRATRPVPERSLTQDLAEIVSSPLFRATAPPQPSPPPMPPPRLRAPSSRAEEQHRAPTGSSDGDGATGVVESPVRPGRLKHSRALSKVLHSIHNEKSLLDHVEPSEVPSVQNPAPAGRVPSTIQAAEGTPPGVSASTAADVLHSPRSATPASVPLFSPEAKRRRMNVGEADKFSSPELYAGEEEEEEAEGRVKRGGESFGDSFELDTQTERLMVQQACQRRGPEGNREEEVVDVAVEKDTHEGSNACPRFNISLTDSQMELILDTSHPISPGPGGDDVVEGGDEDANPAASESVNRSSSFLFDSLYESPPRLPGQSDDEEIVGLEAGGPLLSTQERRRSELLANQEAEKQEAVQWGESSFNLSEWGDSLLVGQHFLERRSLLRHAERTPEAQRPAAEPQPRPSQMQPRPTTETTTRHEDDEDKDGKNPGLAHKTKRHINAHGVSEAGRRQGAINEEGENGKQVEGKEEMDALLLVNAVLKHPQVQNAPESSFNCSPGLQEIFDRWPSMSDQPWLNTTTGLGAGKNAANAAAVPDQPLPSMQGVRDGASSAVQADAAGSDPPEDRHDLKIVTERPGSAGDLIPPTQETPPVTPRVKLTTSSVQSPLVARPLDRSTPSALVRRKSAIANCPGARPGRGSPPSEAATRTKQSGSTSARSESASEPESPPHASRSLGPPRGRASPSSPRQKLPSNAESPGADGVFTSQLSQEATLSSGSSGGTFSIIDVASDRRLFDAFVNEWRTKERYSLALACEKREQGQQPEEKGKHKRESAAQQKLHGADGFPVRESDGLVLIGLSVCWGARDAYYMSLQQEQSKGLSASLAPPPLDADLPVSERLRQVKTCLTGPAAATAAAHVGGVAVAYDIIKVYKRLVLSCGVSLEANCEDPKVACWLVDPGSEERTLPNMVTVYCPEELPLLDGLGNAHAHCPRVRAATESVLVLSVMRRLAGLLEKDGMLGVFRSVEMPSQVSLAVLELNGLGFSVRESERQKHVMQAKLAALESQAYDLAGHSFSLTSVDDIAQVLFLELHLPPNGDVGGAKSKKTLGYSRRGAAGRVRLGKQFSTTKDVLEKLRPLHLLPGVILEWRRITNALTKVVFPLQREKRYHTTLAMDRIYPIAQTHTATGRVSFTEPNVQNVPKDFEISMPTVVGESPTSQDSRHMTAKSGKKRRSGVPPAAPGCVEPGLAFSVSMRHAFVPFSGGMILAADYSQLELRVLAHLSKDQRLLQVLNGGADVFRCIAAEWKSVEPESVNDALRQQAKQICYGIIYGMGAKSLGEQMGVEEDDAACYIESFKSRYKGINAFLRETVKKCVKTGYVQTLMGRRRYLPAIANGNAHAKAHAERQAVNTTVQGSAADIVKLATVNIQKRLRKTYPDAPLSHQHARPAGGRPGVGTSRVGGAYFILQLHDELIYETKEEDLIQVAQIVKREMESAVKLYVKLKAKVKAGPSWGSLQDLDI; this is encoded by the exons ATG cAAAGTTTCCAAGCTCCTGATGAGCCACCAGACGAATGCAGACGGCACATATCAGGCAAAACCAACAAGAACAAGGACGGCCGGGTG GATGCAGGCACAGTATGTCTACTGGGAGATTCCACATTGGCTCTTGATGAAGAAATGCTACAGGTGTTGGAGGCTGTGGACCCGGTGAGGCCTGCAGCCGACAATGTGCGCCCAACGGCAGCAAGCATGGGTGCACGGCGAGGGTCGTCGTCATCTTCTGTCTTTGACGGCGATTGTGAGCAACCAGGGTGGCGAGTCAACTGCAAGGACCTTGCAAAGAGGATCCTGTTCGGTGAGGACTCTGGGGAAGCGGATCAAGCTCGGACGGGCCCGCCGAGCatccagccgccgccgccgccttccACAAGCACCAATGCACCATCCTGCCAGGACACACAAATCCGTCTCCAAGTAGGCGGCTCCAACAA GATGCTTCCACCCGTAAAAACAAGCTCTCAGTGTGGTGATGACAGAGGTGGGTCAAGCGTGAGTGCTGACCCCCCTCTGGATGTATCCAGGGACTTCATCTTGTTCAGTCCCACCCGCCTCGCAGCCGCCGCGAAGAGGGCCAGACTCCAGCCGTCGCTCCAGAACCAGTCCGCCTCCGTGCTCGCTGTGCCCAGCGGTTTAGACCCGAGTGCTCTCGACGACACTCTGCCTCAGCAAG GCATTGCCCTATGTGCTCCCGCGGGGCAAGCCGACAAGCTGCTGCTATCCAACTGGGGCTTACCAAAACCTGTCCTGGAGCGCTACCAGAAACACGGTGTGACTCACATGTTCGAATGGCAGGCCCAGTGCCTCGCTGCCGGACAGGCGCTGCAGGGAGGTAACCTGGTGTACTCTGGTAAGAAGCCCAAACGCCTCTCTACGGAGGGATTCCCAGAGTCGGTCGCTGCTTTCCCCTTTTTAGAAGTCCTTCTTTCTTCAGCCCCTACGAGTGCTGGAAAAACTCTGGTCTCGGAGCTGCTGATGCTGAAGCGTGTGTTGGAGACTAAAAGAAAAGCCCTCTTCATCCTGCCATTTGTCTCCGTGGCCAAAGAGAAGATGCATTACTTTCag AGTGTATTTGGAGAGGCAGGCATTCGCGTGGAGGGCTATATCGGCAGCACCTCGGCCGCTGGAGGGTTCGCGGCGCTGGATGTGGCTGTGTGCACCATAGAAAAAGCCAACTCTCTCATTAACCGACTCATTGAGGAGGACAGCATGGGTCTACTAG GTATGGTGGTGGTGGATGAGTTGCATATGGTTGGTGATTCGGGAAGAGGATACCTACTAGAACTGCTCCTAACCAAAATCCGCTACATTGCGCAGAAGCAGAACGCCACTGG GTCTCTCTCCGAGGGCGTGCAGATCGTTGGTATGAGCGCCACCTTGCCCAACCTCGGCCTCCTGGCCAGCTGGTTGGGTGCAGAGCTCTACCAGACGGACTACAGGCCCGTGCCCCTGCAGGAGCACCTCAAAGTGGGCTGCAACATCTACGACAAGAGCCTCGCTGTGGTCCGGCGGTTCACTCCGGCGCTCCACGTTAAG GGCGACGACGACCACATCGTGAGCTTGTGCTATGAGACTGTGAGGGAGGGACGCTCTGTGCTGCTGTTCTGCCCCTCGAAGATTTGGTGTGAGAAGCTGGTGGACAGCATCGCCAGAGAGTTCTACAACCTCAGGCATACCG AACGTCGGGCCGAAGCGGAGCCCGAGCCGGTGTCTCTGGATCGGGATGGACTCGTGGACGTCGTAGCACAGTTGAGACGAACTCCAGCTGGTTTGGACCCCGTCCTCAAGAGAACTGTGCCATGGGGGGTGGCCTTCCACCACGCTG GTTTGACATTTGACGAGCGTGACGTGTTGGAGGGAGCTTTTCGCCAGGGCACCGTCAGAGTCCTGGCCGCCACCTCGACACTCTCCTCGGGGGTTAATCTCCCGGCTCGCAGGGTCATCATTCGAACCCCTACCTTCAATGGCCACCTGTTGGACCCGTTCACGTACAAACAGATGGCAGGACGAGCGGGGAGAAAAGGAGTGGACACTCTCG GTGAGAGTGTGCTGGTGTGTAAGGAGGCGGAGCGTCAGAAAGGTATCAGTCTCCTCAAGGGGGCTcttcagccaatcagcagctgCCTGGTgagaagggagggagaaggCGTCACCACCAGCATGCTGCGAGCCATCCTGGAG ATCATTGTCGGAGGGGTTGCCAGCACTCCACAGGATGTGCGGTCGTATGCTTTGTGCTCGCTACTGGCTGCCAGCATAAAATGTGACGGCAAAAAAGAGTCAAGCGAAGAGACCAACCGAGGAGCTATTGAGGCCTGTGTTGAATGGCTGATGGAGAACGAATTTATCAGTATCCAGAGGGACGAACAAG AGGAGCGGTACCGTCCCACTCAACTCGGTGCTGCCACCCTTTCCTcgtccctctcccctcccgaGGCTTTGGGAATATTTGCAGATCTCCAGCGGGCCATGAAGGGCTTTGTGCTGGAAAATGACTTGCACATCCTTTATCTG ATCACCCCGTTGTACGCCGAGTGGACCACCATAGACTGGTACCAGTTCTTCTGTCTGTGGGAACAGCTGTCGTCGTCGATGAAGAGAGTCGCGGAGCTCGTGGGCGTCCAGGAAGGTTTCCTCGCGAGATCTGTCGGCGGCAAACTCGTCGCCAAGACGGAGAAGCAGCGCAGACAGATGGCCATTCACAAACG GTTTTTCACCACCCTTGTGCTCCAGGATCTGGTGAACGAGGTGCCTCTGGGAACGGTGGCCTCCAAATACAACTGCAATCGTGGGCAGCTGCAGTCCCTCCAGCAGTCTGCTTCGACATATGCAG GTATGGTGACGGTGTTCTGCAAGCGCCTGGGCTGGCACAACATGGAGCTGCTGCTTTCCCAGTACCAGACCAGGCTGAGCTTCGGCGTCCAGAGGGAGCTGGTCGACCTCGTCAGGGTGTCCCTGCTGAATGCGACGCGAGCCAGAGCGCTGTACGCACAGGGCCTCTGCACCGTCGCTGAACTAGCCCGGGCTACCCTGGCTGATGTGGAGAAAGCCCTGAGGAACGCTGTGCCATTTAAGAG CTCGAAGCGCGCAGTGGATGAGAGCGAGGGGGAGGCGGCTGAGAGACGGAGCCTTCGCTGCGTCTGGGTCACCGGCGGCCGGGCCCTGACGGAGCAGGAGGCCGCCGTTGAGATCGTGTCTGAGGCGAGGCTCCTCCTCCGGGAAGACCTGGCCCAGTTAGGAGTGCGATGGGACCCGGCGACCCTTCCATCGGGGGCTCCTGCTGCGAACAGCCCCGACGGTTCAGAGCCCTCATCACCATCACAGCTCAGCTCACAGCAAACACTGGACAACAGCAAAGAAGATCACCAGCAAggagacggggtcaaggggGAGGGAAAGGAGAATAAAGACGAAGATAGACCTGAGGAAGGTATGTCTGAAAGGAAAATGGAGAAAGCAGAAGGGGACAGAGACCGAGGGAACTCCAGAAAGGAAGACGGGACGGAGCCAGAAACCAGACGAACGGGAGATGTAGTGCAAGTGGAGAGAAGCAAAGAAACGCAACACTGCAAGCCTATTACAAAATCATTAATGGCAAATGACTCAGAAGATCCAgatgaaaaaagagaagagcatGCAAAGTCAAAGCAAGGAGGGGTAGAGCGTGAGAAAGCAAAGCCGGAGGAAGGCGAGACGAGTAAAAGAGTCGGACCGGTGACTCGCCGGGCGACCCGTCCTGTTCCTGAGCGGAGCCTGACGCAGGACCTGGCCGAGATCGTGTCGAGCCCCCTGTTTCGAGCAACGGCGCCTCCCCAGCCATCTCCTCCCCCTATGCCTCCCCCCCGCCTTCGAGCTCCGTCATCCCGAGCAGAAGAACAACACCGAGCTCCAACAGGGTCGTCGGACGGAGACGGTGCCACAGGGGTCGTTGAGTCACCCGTCCGACCGGGAAGGCTGAAGCACTCGAGAGCCTTAAGCAAAGTCCTCCACTCTATACACAATGAGAAAAGCCTACTGGACCATGTAGAACCCTCTGAGGTTCCCTCGGTCCAGAACCCTGCACCTGCAGGCCGGGTGCCTTCAACCATTCAAGCTGCTGAAGGAACCCCTCCCGGGGTTTCCGCGTCTACAGCTGCAGACGTGTTGCACTCCCCCCGGAGCGCCACGCCTGCCTCCGTTCCATTGTTCTCGCCCGAGGCGAAGCGGCGGAGGATGAACGTCGGAGAGGCCGATAAGTTCTCGTCTCCCGAGCTGTAtgcgggagaagaagaagaagaagaagctgagggACGTgttaaaagaggaggagagagtttcGGCGACAGCTTTGAATTGGACACCCAGACTGAGAGACTCATGGTTCAGCAGGCATGCCAacgcagaggaccagaggggaaccgagaggaggaagtggtAGATGTCGCTGTGGAGAAGGACACACATGAGGGGAGTAACGCTTGTCCCAGATTCAATATTTCTCTCACAGACAGCCAGATGGAGCTCATCCTTGACACCAGCCACCCG atTTCTCCAGGTCCAGGTGGGGATGACGTGGTTGAGGGTGGTGACGAGGACGCCAACCCGGCTGCCTCCGAGAGCGTCAACAGAAGCAGCAGCTTCCTGTTCGACAGCCTGTACGAAAGCCCGCCGCGGCTCCCCGGCCAATCGGACGACGAGGAGATCGTTGGCCTGGAGGCCGGAGGCCCCCTTTTGTCGACCCAGGAGCGAAGGCGCAGCGAGCTCCTCGCCAACCAGGAGGCGGAGAAGCAGGAGGCCGTGCAGTGGGGCGAGTCCTCCTTCAACCTGTCCGAGTGGGGCGACTCGCTGCTCGTGGGCCAGCACTTTCTGGAGAGGCGGAGCTTGCTCAGACACGCAGAGAGAACTCCTGAAGCTCAGCGACCCGCCGCCGAGCCGCAACCCAGACCCAGTCAGATGCAGCCCCGCCCCACCACTGAGACCACAACTCGACACGAGGACGACGAGGACAAAGACGGCAAGAATCCAGGCCTCGCACACAAAACTAAACGGCACATTAACGCACACGGTGTCAGTGAAGCAGGCCGGAGACAGGGAGCGATAAATGAAGAGGGTGAAAATGGTAAGCAAGTAGAAGGGAAAGAGGAAATGGATGCTTTGCTGTTGGTAAATGCAGTTTTAAAACACCCGCAAGTCCAGAACGCACCCGAAAGCTCTTTTAATTGCAGCCCTGGGTTGCAAGAGATCTTTGACCGCTGGCCTAGTATGTCTGACCAGCCCTGGCTGAACACCACTACGGGCCTCGGAGCCGGCAAAAACGCTGCAAATGCGGCAGCCGTCCCAGATCAACCTCTGCCCTCGATGCAGGGGGTCAGAGACGGGGCGAGCTCGGCCGTCCAGGCGGACGCTGCGGGGAGCGATCCTCCAGAGGACCGGCACGACCTCAAGATTGTAACGGAGAGACCCGGCTCTGCTGGCGACCTCATTCCCCCGACTCAGGAGACCCCGCCCGTCACCCCCAGAGTAAAACTGACCACCTCATCCGTCCAGTCTCCTCTCGTCGCTCGGCCACTCGACCGGTCGACTCCCTCGGCCCTTGTGCGGCGGAAATCTGCGATCGCGAATTGCCCCGGAGCTCGTCCAGGACGCGGCAGTCCTCCGTCAGAAGCTGCCACTCGCACCAAGCAGTCGGGTTCCACGTCGGCTCGCAGCGAGTCCGCTTCAGAACCGGAATCCCCGCCGCACGCCAGCCGCAGCCTCGGCCCTCCCCGAGGCCGAGCCTCTCCGTCCTCCCCCCGGCAGAAGCTTCCCTCTAACGCGGAATCGCCCGGTGCTGACGGAGTATTTACCTCGCAGCTGTCCCAGGAGGCGACGCTCTCTTCCGGCAGCTCGGGGGGGACGTTCTCCATCATCGACGTGGCGAGTGACCGGCGCCTCTTCGACGCCTTCGTTAACGAGTGGAGGACGAAGGAGCGCTACTCTCTGGCCTTGGCCTGTGAAAAGAGGGAGCAGGGGCAGCAGCCGGAGGAGAAGGGGAAACACAAGAGAG AGTCTGCAGCTCAGCAAAAGCTCCACGGGGCCGACGGTTTTCCGGTAAGAGAGAGCGATGGACTGGTGTTGATCGGACTGTCGGTCTGCTGGGGAGCAAGAGACGCGTACTACATGTCTCTGCAGCAGGAGCAGAGCAAAg GTTTGAGCGCCAGTCTGGCCCCTCCCCCGCTGGACGCAGACTTGCCAGTGAGCGAGAGGCTGCGGCAGGTGAAGACCTGTCTGACGGGGCCGGcggccgccaccgccgccgctcaCGTTGGGGGCGTGGCTGttgcgtatgacatcatcaaggtGTACAAGAGGCTCGTGCTGAGCTGCGGCGTCAGCTTGGAGGCAAACTGCGAGGATCCCAAG GTTGCGTGCTGGCTGGTGGACCCCGGCAGCGAGGAGAGGACTCTGCCCAACATGGTGACCGTCTACTGTCCTGAAGAGTTGCCTCTGCTGGACGGACTTGGGAACGCACACGCCCACTGTCCCCGCGTCAGGGCGGCGACGGAGAGCGTGCTCGTGCTCTCCGTCATGAGGCGCCTCGCCGGGCTGCTGGAGAAGGACGGCATGCTTG GTGTATTCCGGAGCGTCGAGATGCCCTCCCAGGTGTCTCTGGCGGTGTTGGAGTTGAACGGGTTGGGCTTCAGCGtccgagagagcgagagacagaaacACGTGATGCAGGCCAAACTCGCGGCGCTGGAGTCGCAGGCGTACGACCTGGCGGGGCACAGCTTCTCCCTGACCAGCGTCGACGACATAGCACAG GTGTTGTTCTTAGAGCTACACCTGCCTCCAAACGGCGACGTGGGCGGAGCCAAAAGCAAGAAGACTCTCGGCTACAGCAGGAGAGGAGCGGCCGGCCGAGTCCGGCTGGGCAAGCAGTTCAGCACCACTAAG GATGTTCTggagaagctccgccccctgcacCTGCTGCCGGGCGTTATTCTGGAGTGGAGGCGGATCACGAACGCCTTGACCAAAGTGGTGTTCCCCCTGCAGAGGGAGAAGCGATACCACACCACCCTGGCCATGGACAGAATATACCCCATcgcccagacacacacagccacag GTAGAGTGAGCTTCACTGAGCCCAACGTACAGAACGTCCCCAAAGACTTTGAGATCTCCATGCCCACGGTGGTGGGGGAGAGCCCGACGTCACAAGACAGCCGTCACATGACCGCCAAGTCAGG gaagaagaggcgttCAGGGGTCCCTCCAGCTGCCCCTGGCTGCGTAGAACCCGGCCTGGCCTTCTCAGTCAGCATGAGACACGCCTTCGTACCATTTTCAG GCGGCATGATATTGGCGGCCGACTACTCTCAGCTGGAGCTGCGCGTGTTGGCCCACCTCTCCAAGGACCAGCGTCTCCTGCAG GTGCTGAACGGAGGAGCCGACGTGTTCCGTTGCATCGCCGCCGAGTGGAAA